A stretch of the Janthinobacterium sp. B9-8 genome encodes the following:
- the rplO gene encoding 50S ribosomal protein L15, protein MELNNLKPAAGSTHAKRRVGRGIGSGLGKTSGRGHKGQKSRTGGFHKVGFEGGQMPLQRRLPKRGFVSLTRGDTAEVRLSDINDLPLSEITFEALLQAGVVSQHALRGKVVLSGTIERAVVLKGLAVTKGARAAIEAAGGSITE, encoded by the coding sequence ATGGAACTTAATAACCTGAAACCAGCTGCTGGTTCTACTCACGCTAAGCGTCGTGTAGGCCGCGGTATTGGCTCTGGCTTAGGCAAAACGTCTGGTCGTGGTCACAAAGGTCAGAAATCGCGTACTGGTGGTTTCCATAAAGTCGGTTTTGAAGGCGGTCAAATGCCTTTACAACGCCGTCTTCCAAAACGTGGTTTTGTTTCACTCACACGTGGTGATACCGCTGAAGTTCGTTTGTCGGACATCAACGATTTGCCATTGAGCGAAATTACCTTTGAAGCGCTGCTTCAAGCTGGTGTTGTATCTCAGCATGCTCTACGCGGGAAAGTTGTACTTTCCGGCACTATTGAGCGTGCGGTTGTACTCAAGGGCTTGGCTGTAACTAAGGGTGCCCGTGCTGCTATTGAAGCAGCTGGCGGCAGCATCACCGAGTAA
- the rpmD gene encoding 50S ribosomal protein L30 codes for MSDSKKFKVTLVKSLIGRLEAHKACARGLGLRRLNSSSEVIDTPENRGMANKISYLLKVEG; via the coding sequence ATGAGCGACTCTAAGAAATTCAAAGTAACTTTGGTTAAAAGTCTGATTGGACGCCTGGAAGCTCACAAGGCATGCGCCCGTGGCTTAGGTCTCCGTCGTCTTAACAGTAGCTCTGAAGTGATCGATACCCCGGAAAACCGTGGTATGGCTAACAAGATTAGCTACCTACTGAAGGTGGAAGGCTAA
- the rpsE gene encoding 30S ribosomal protein S5 — protein sequence MAKNDMEERGDGLREKMVAVNRVTKVVKGGRILGFAALTVVGDGDGGVGMGKGKSKEVPVAVQKAMEEARRKLQKVTLRNGTIHHTVFGKHGATTVFMQPAADGKGIIAGGPMRAVFEVMGIHNISAKCHGSTNPYNIVRATLDGLSKLHTPADIAAKRGKSVEEILGAAK from the coding sequence ATGGCTAAGAACGATATGGAAGAACGCGGCGACGGCCTTCGTGAAAAGATGGTCGCTGTAAATCGCGTTACCAAGGTCGTCAAGGGTGGTCGTATCCTTGGTTTTGCCGCACTGACAGTAGTTGGTGATGGTGATGGCGGCGTTGGTATGGGTAAGGGCAAATCGAAAGAAGTGCCTGTAGCCGTACAAAAAGCAATGGAAGAAGCCCGTCGTAAGTTGCAAAAAGTTACTTTGCGCAATGGTACGATTCACCACACAGTATTTGGTAAACATGGCGCTACTACAGTGTTCATGCAGCCTGCTGCAGATGGTAAGGGTATTATTGCTGGTGGTCCAATGCGTGCTGTGTTCGAAGTTATGGGTATCCATAATATTTCGGCTAAGTGCCATGGTTCTACTAACCCGTACAACATTGTACGTGCGACTTTAGACGGTCTTTCCAAGCTTCATACGCCAGCAGATATTGCTGCGAAGCGTGGTAAGTCTGTTGAAGAGATTCTGGGAGCGGCTAAATGA
- the rplR gene encoding 50S ribosomal protein L18, with amino-acid sequence MDKNQARLRRARKTRAKISELKMLRLSVHRTNSHIYAQIIDETGSKVLVSASTLEADVRGQIKNGGSVDAAVVIGKRIAEKAKAAGVETVAFDRSGFKYHGRVKALADAAREGGLVF; translated from the coding sequence ATGGACAAGAACCAAGCTCGACTCCGCCGCGCACGTAAAACCCGTGCAAAGATTTCGGAGCTCAAGATGTTGCGTCTGTCGGTGCACCGCACCAACAGTCACATCTACGCCCAGATCATCGACGAAACCGGTAGCAAAGTACTGGTTTCTGCTTCAACTCTTGAAGCAGATGTTCGTGGCCAAATCAAGAATGGCGGCTCTGTTGATGCCGCAGTCGTGATTGGCAAGCGTATCGCAGAAAAAGCGAAAGCTGCAGGTGTCGAAACGGTTGCATTTGACCGTTCCGGTTTCAAATATCACGGCCGTGTTAAGGCCTTAGCTGATGCCGCTCGTGAGGGCGGCCTCGTCTTCTAA
- the rplF gene encoding 50S ribosomal protein L6 — translation MSRVAKNPVVIPAGVEVKFAAGEIVVKGPHGTMTQTLCVDVDVKVEDNAVQFAAKSASKHARSMSGTLRALVNNMVNGVSKGFERKLLLVGVGYRAQAQGDVLNLTLGFSHPVAHTMPAGVKVETPTQTEIVLKGADKQLVGQVAAEIREYRKPEPYKGKGVRYSDEVVVLKETKKK, via the coding sequence ATGTCTCGCGTAGCAAAAAACCCAGTAGTTATCCCGGCAGGCGTAGAAGTTAAGTTCGCTGCTGGTGAAATCGTTGTGAAGGGCCCGCACGGCACAATGACGCAAACTCTTTGCGTTGATGTGGATGTTAAGGTTGAGGACAATGCAGTTCAATTTGCCGCTAAGAGTGCATCTAAGCATGCTCGCTCTATGTCCGGTACTTTGCGTGCGTTGGTAAACAACATGGTAAACGGCGTTTCTAAAGGCTTTGAGCGTAAGCTCTTGCTGGTTGGCGTTGGTTACCGTGCTCAAGCTCAAGGCGATGTCTTGAACTTGACTCTCGGCTTTTCTCACCCAGTTGCGCATACAATGCCAGCGGGTGTGAAGGTGGAAACTCCGACACAAACCGAAATCGTCCTCAAGGGCGCCGACAAGCAACTAGTTGGTCAGGTTGCAGCCGAAATTCGTGAATATCGTAAACCAGAGCCATATAAAGGCAAGGGCGTACGTTATTCCGATGAGGTTGTCGTATTGAAAGAAACCAAGAAGAAGTAA
- the rpsH gene encoding 30S ribosomal protein S8: protein MAMHDPIADMLTRIRNAQRADKAQVTMPSSTLKLAIAGVLQDEGYIESFEVAGEVKPVLTIELKYYAGRPVIERLDRVSKPGLRIYKGATEIPTVMNGLGVAILSTSKGVMTDRKARANGIGGELLCVVA from the coding sequence ATGGCAATGCATGATCCTATCGCCGATATGCTAACCCGTATTCGCAACGCACAACGCGCGGACAAGGCACAAGTTACAATGCCATCGTCCACGCTGAAGTTAGCAATTGCTGGCGTGTTGCAAGATGAAGGTTATATCGAATCGTTTGAAGTCGCAGGTGAAGTTAAGCCTGTTCTGACCATCGAACTCAAGTACTACGCTGGTCGTCCGGTTATCGAGCGCTTGGACCGTGTGTCCAAGCCGGGTCTGCGCATCTACAAAGGTGCAACAGAAATCCCAACGGTGATGAACGGTCTGGGTGTGGCTATTTTGTCCACCTCCAAAGGCGTAATGACAGATCGCAAAGCACGTGCCAATGGTATTGGTGGCGAGCTTCTGTGCGTCGTCGCTTAA
- the rpsN gene encoding 30S ribosomal protein S14, whose product MAKVAVIKREEKRRATVAKYAAKREKLMAVINDQNASDEERFAARLQFQQLPRNASPVRLVNRCSITGRGRGVYRKFGLGRIKLRELAFKGEVPGMVKASW is encoded by the coding sequence ATGGCTAAAGTCGCAGTGATTAAGCGTGAGGAAAAGCGTCGTGCAACCGTCGCCAAGTACGCCGCCAAGCGTGAAAAGCTGATGGCGGTCATCAATGACCAGAATGCATCTGACGAAGAGCGTTTTGCTGCTCGTTTGCAATTCCAGCAGCTTCCGCGTAATGCAAGCCCGGTACGTCTAGTAAATCGTTGTTCGATTACTGGTCGTGGTCGTGGCGTGTATCGCAAATTCGGACTCGGCCGTATCAAGCTACGTGAACTCGCCTTTAAGGGTGAAGTTCCTGGCATGGTCAAGGCTAGCTGGTAA
- the rplE gene encoding 50S ribosomal protein L5 — translation MARLQEFYKDQVIPKLVEQFGYKSIMQVPRIDKITINMGVGEAIADKKVMDHAVGDLVKIAGQKPVVTVAKKSIAGFKIREGYPVGCKVTLRRERMFEFLDRLVTIALPRVRDFRGVSGKSFDGRGNFNMGVREQIIFPEIEYDKIDALRGMNITITTTAKSDEEARALLACFKFPFKS, via the coding sequence ATGGCTCGTCTGCAAGAGTTTTATAAAGATCAAGTAATTCCGAAGCTGGTTGAACAGTTCGGTTACAAATCCATCATGCAAGTTCCACGTATCGACAAAATCACCATTAATATGGGTGTTGGCGAAGCGATCGCGGATAAGAAAGTGATGGATCATGCTGTTGGTGATTTGGTGAAGATTGCTGGTCAAAAGCCGGTTGTTACTGTAGCTAAAAAGTCGATTGCTGGTTTTAAGATTCGTGAAGGTTATCCGGTTGGCTGCAAAGTGACTTTGCGCCGCGAACGCATGTTCGAATTCTTGGATCGTCTGGTAACGATTGCTCTGCCACGTGTACGTGACTTCCGCGGCGTGAGTGGTAAATCGTTTGACGGTCGTGGTAATTTCAACATGGGCGTACGTGAGCAAATCATTTTCCCAGAAATCGAATACGATAAGATTGATGCTTTACGTGGTATGAATATTACGATTACCACTACAGCTAAATCAGATGAAGAAGCGCGTGCTTTACTCGCTTGCTTCAAATTCCCATTCAAGAGTTGA
- the rplX gene encoding 50S ribosomal protein L24, whose protein sequence is MNKIRKGDEIIVITGKDNGKRGTVLRVIPAEDRVVVEGVNVVKKHQKPNPMRGVQGGIVEKTMPVHISNVALFNTATGKADRVGFKTLEDGRKVRFFKSSGEVIGG, encoded by the coding sequence ATGAACAAGATTCGCAAAGGCGATGAAATCATCGTTATCACAGGCAAGGACAACGGCAAGCGCGGTACAGTGCTGCGCGTAATCCCGGCTGAAGATCGTGTCGTGGTTGAGGGCGTGAACGTGGTGAAAAAACACCAAAAGCCTAATCCAATGCGCGGTGTACAGGGCGGTATTGTCGAAAAGACTATGCCGGTTCACATTTCTAATGTTGCCTTGTTTAACACTGCAACGGGCAAGGCTGATCGCGTTGGCTTCAAGACTTTAGAGGATGGCCGTAAGGTTCGTTTCTTTAAGTCTAGTGGCGAAGTGATTGGCGGCTAA